The following are encoded in a window of Tessaracoccus flavescens genomic DNA:
- a CDS encoding ATP-binding protein — MLIGRQRQLADLVAMGADVSNGAKVAWLVGPEGVGKSTLARVASEKSQAPVHRLDVYPEDHRTPLAAAEELAATLGVELGDDPAKDLLSAIEAAAPTTLIIEDAQWMDEASQLAIWQIVRRFRRLPVFLIVTSTETTGTFLDGLSLLLRSPERGRVFNVGPFSDAELAAFLKEELGIPVEGDTLARVQEVTGGNPALLVSLIDQLRLVGPSTGIRGVLGTLIQRTRGSGLLRQHVTSVLADATPSLRGALIALAQAGELRADQLSDVLRARDLPEIGTESLLSTGLVERAGGDAVHLRHRLSSREILEHAAWDETRSSHAALADSLTGLEALTHQVAAADPSTARPCSRRSSRDSSTPTGSMIWPSPSAGPPRQHGSTRR, encoded by the coding sequence TTGCTCATCGGTAGGCAGCGCCAGCTGGCAGATCTCGTCGCCATGGGCGCCGATGTCAGCAATGGCGCGAAAGTCGCCTGGCTGGTCGGCCCTGAAGGGGTCGGAAAGTCGACCCTCGCGCGGGTCGCGTCAGAGAAGAGCCAGGCCCCCGTCCACCGGCTCGACGTGTATCCCGAGGACCACCGCACGCCCCTCGCCGCCGCCGAGGAACTGGCCGCGACGCTCGGCGTCGAGCTCGGCGATGACCCGGCGAAGGACCTGCTGTCCGCCATCGAGGCAGCCGCGCCGACGACGTTGATCATCGAGGATGCGCAGTGGATGGACGAGGCGTCCCAGCTCGCCATCTGGCAGATCGTGCGTCGGTTCCGTCGGCTGCCCGTCTTCCTCATCGTGACCAGCACCGAGACGACCGGGACCTTCCTCGACGGGCTCTCCCTGCTGCTGCGTTCGCCCGAGCGTGGCCGCGTGTTCAACGTCGGCCCCTTCAGCGACGCCGAACTGGCCGCCTTCCTGAAGGAGGAGTTGGGGATCCCCGTGGAGGGCGACACCCTCGCCCGGGTCCAGGAGGTCACCGGAGGAAACCCCGCCCTGCTCGTCTCACTGATCGACCAACTGCGCCTCGTCGGGCCGAGCACCGGCATCCGCGGTGTGCTCGGCACCCTCATCCAGCGCACCCGCGGCAGCGGGCTGCTGCGCCAGCACGTCACCTCCGTGCTCGCCGACGCGACGCCGTCCCTTCGTGGGGCGCTGATCGCGCTCGCCCAGGCGGGTGAACTTCGGGCCGACCAGCTCTCCGACGTACTACGCGCCCGGGACCTTCCCGAGATCGGCACCGAGTCGCTCCTCTCGACCGGCCTGGTCGAGCGCGCAGGGGGCGACGCCGTCCATCTGCGGCACCGGCTCTCCTCACGGGAGATCCTCGAGCATGCGGCCTGGGACGAGACCCGCAGCAGTCACGCCGCCCTCGCCGACTCCCTGACCGGCCTCGAGGCGCTGACCCATCAGGTCGCGGCGGCCGACCCGTCGACTGCGCGACCGTGTTCCAGGAGGTCGTCGCGAGACTCGTCGACGCCTACCGGGTCCATGATCTGGCCCTCGCCTTCCGCTGGGCCACCCAGGCAGCACGGCTCGACCCGACGATGA
- a CDS encoding sugar ABC transporter ATP-binding protein: MTKLLELRNVSKTFPGVKALQGVNLDLNAGEVLGLCGENGAGKSTLMKVLTGIYTPDPGAEIWLQGQQVEVRDVNHARDLGLSIIHQELNMVPDLTVAQNLYLGRKGSHRAGLVNDKFLNKEAGDLFDRLGMHLNPRSYIRDLSVARQQMVEIARALSYESRILVMDEPTAALTLAETDALFGMIRDFITPETGLIYISHRMPEIEEITDRVSVLRDGRYIGTVVTEETEMREIISMMVGREVSGDARPRTVVESDEVALKVENLSTKKLLTDINFEVRKGEVLGFAGLMGAGRTEVARCVFGADPRQSGDIHVHGRKINVRGAADAVRAGIGYLSEDRKQYGILLDQDIKANTVMAAMRDFNIGGFILDGKIRTVGAEFSEKLRVKTPSVNQLLGKLSGGNQQKVVIAKWLVRNCDILIFDEPTRGIDVGAKEEIYELIEALSQQGKAIIVISSELPEVLRVSHRIAVMAHGHITGFLDNEDATQENIMELATVGKAQLKGTAA; this comes from the coding sequence GTGACAAAACTGCTTGAGCTGAGGAACGTGAGCAAGACGTTCCCAGGCGTGAAGGCGCTCCAGGGGGTGAACCTGGACCTCAACGCCGGAGAGGTGCTCGGCCTCTGCGGCGAGAACGGCGCGGGCAAGTCGACGTTGATGAAGGTCCTCACCGGCATCTACACCCCCGACCCCGGGGCGGAGATCTGGTTGCAGGGTCAGCAGGTGGAGGTGCGCGACGTCAACCACGCCCGCGACCTCGGCCTCAGCATCATCCACCAGGAACTCAACATGGTTCCCGACCTGACGGTCGCGCAGAACCTCTACCTTGGCCGCAAGGGCAGCCACCGCGCAGGCCTCGTCAACGACAAGTTCCTGAACAAGGAGGCCGGCGACCTGTTCGACCGCCTCGGCATGCACCTCAATCCGCGGTCCTACATCCGTGACCTCTCGGTCGCCCGCCAGCAGATGGTCGAGATCGCCCGGGCCCTCTCCTACGAATCGCGGATCCTCGTCATGGACGAACCGACCGCGGCACTGACCCTCGCCGAGACCGATGCCCTCTTCGGCATGATCCGCGACTTCATCACCCCCGAGACCGGCCTGATCTACATCTCGCACCGCATGCCGGAGATCGAGGAGATCACAGACCGGGTCTCCGTCCTGCGCGACGGGCGCTACATCGGCACCGTCGTCACCGAGGAGACCGAGATGCGCGAGATCATCTCGATGATGGTCGGCCGCGAGGTCTCGGGCGACGCGCGTCCCCGCACGGTCGTCGAGAGCGACGAGGTGGCGCTGAAGGTGGAGAACCTCAGCACCAAGAAGCTGCTCACCGACATCAACTTCGAGGTCCGCAAGGGGGAGGTGCTCGGCTTCGCAGGCCTGATGGGCGCCGGCCGCACCGAGGTTGCGCGCTGCGTCTTCGGCGCCGACCCGCGCCAGTCGGGCGACATCCACGTGCACGGCCGCAAGATCAACGTGCGCGGTGCGGCAGACGCCGTTCGCGCGGGCATCGGCTACCTCTCCGAGGACCGCAAGCAGTACGGCATCCTGCTCGACCAGGACATCAAGGCAAACACCGTGATGGCCGCGATGCGCGACTTCAACATCGGCGGGTTCATCCTCGACGGCAAGATCAGGACAGTCGGCGCGGAGTTCTCCGAGAAGCTGCGGGTCAAGACGCCGAGCGTCAACCAGTTGCTCGGCAAGCTCTCCGGAGGCAACCAGCAGAAGGTCGTGATCGCCAAATGGCTGGTGCGCAACTGCGACATCCTCATCTTCGACGAACCCACTCGAGGCATCGACGTGGGCGCCAAGGAGGAGATCTACGAGCTGATCGAGGCCCTCTCCCAGCAGGGAAAGGCGATCATCGTCATCTCGTCCGAGCTGCCCGAGGTGCTGCGCGTCTCGCACCGCATCGCCGTCATGGCGCACGGCCACATCACCGGCTTCCTCGACAACGAGGACGCCACCCAGGAAAACATCATGGAGCTCGCCACCGTCGGCAAGGCCCAGTTGAAAGGAACCGCAGCGTGA
- a CDS encoding rhamnulokinase, with translation MNHVTALAVDLGSSSGRIVAGTLIDGRIDEVEVRRFPHQARFVDGYLTWDLDFIWSEVVAGLREAFSRFPHAVSVSVDTWGVDSVCLDDDFKPVVPGRAYRDERTIRTHTAFRSRLSDEAAWAATGIAPATINTANQLFAYLHEEPGAAADTAHVLLLPDYFTYLLSGQVGWSRSHASSSGLCAPGANEFNDEVFEALGIPRDWFGDVSPEHSVVGPCTVEGLEHLTVVRAGAHDTACAVHALQRDVTQESYFLSCGSWSVLGVLRDEPLLSRAAYELGLTNEARGDSGLRPLFNITGLWILQECQRQWREAGQSHDIVELIRMAEAAPSLGVTFNPDEPQFALPEGMVDRVRDAVAAEGVDAAALSQGDIVRLVLESLAARYKRGIEDLTALTGAPATQLNLMGGGSRNALLCQLTADALGIPVIAGPNEASALGSVLAQLEITGHLDPAERNDVIGATAHTVEYRPAS, from the coding sequence GTGAACCACGTGACCGCGTTGGCCGTCGACCTCGGCTCGTCCTCCGGACGGATCGTCGCAGGAACGCTGATCGACGGCCGGATCGACGAGGTGGAGGTGCGGCGTTTCCCGCACCAGGCCAGGTTCGTCGACGGCTACCTCACCTGGGACCTGGACTTCATCTGGAGCGAGGTCGTGGCAGGCCTGCGTGAGGCCTTCTCCCGCTTCCCGCACGCGGTGAGCGTCTCGGTCGACACGTGGGGCGTTGACTCCGTCTGCCTCGACGACGACTTCAAGCCGGTCGTGCCCGGACGCGCCTACCGCGACGAGCGCACCATCCGCACCCACACCGCCTTCCGCTCGCGCCTCAGCGACGAGGCCGCCTGGGCCGCCACAGGCATCGCGCCCGCCACGATCAACACCGCGAACCAGCTGTTCGCCTACCTGCATGAGGAGCCGGGCGCCGCGGCCGACACCGCGCACGTGCTCCTGCTTCCTGACTACTTCACCTACCTGCTCTCCGGCCAGGTCGGCTGGTCCCGTTCGCACGCCTCCTCATCCGGGCTGTGTGCGCCCGGGGCCAACGAGTTCAACGACGAGGTCTTCGAGGCGCTCGGCATCCCACGCGACTGGTTCGGTGACGTCTCGCCCGAGCACAGCGTCGTCGGGCCGTGCACCGTCGAGGGCCTCGAACACCTGACGGTGGTGCGTGCAGGCGCCCACGACACGGCCTGCGCCGTCCACGCCCTCCAGCGTGACGTGACCCAGGAGTCGTACTTCCTCAGCTGCGGCTCCTGGTCGGTGCTCGGGGTGCTGCGCGACGAGCCGCTGCTCAGCCGCGCGGCCTATGAGCTGGGGCTGACCAACGAGGCTCGGGGCGATTCGGGTCTGCGGCCCCTGTTCAACATCACCGGCCTGTGGATCCTGCAGGAGTGCCAGCGCCAGTGGCGCGAGGCAGGCCAGAGCCACGACATCGTCGAACTGATCCGCATGGCCGAAGCGGCGCCGTCGCTCGGCGTCACCTTCAACCCCGACGAGCCGCAGTTCGCGCTGCCGGAGGGCATGGTCGACCGGGTCAGGGATGCCGTCGCGGCCGAGGGCGTCGATGCGGCAGCGCTCTCGCAGGGCGATATCGTCCGTCTCGTGCTCGAATCCCTCGCCGCCCGCTACAAGCGCGGCATCGAAGACCTCACGGCGCTCACGGGCGCGCCAGCCACGCAGCTGAACCTCATGGGAGGCGGGTCGCGCAACGCCCTGCTGTGCCAACTCACCGCCGATGCGCTCGGCATCCCGGTGATCGCCGGCCCCAACGAGGCGTCCGCGCTCGGCTCGGTGCTCGCCCAGCTCGAGATCACGGGCCACCTCGACCCGGCAGAGCGCAACGACGTGATCGGCGCCACGGCGCACACCGTCGAGTACAGGCCCGCGTCGTGA
- a CDS encoding L-fucose isomerase, which produces MTNYPKIGVRPIIDGRRRGVRESLEDQTMNMAKRVAALYEAELRYPDGSPVQVVIADTTIGGVAEAQATATKFRAENVGLTLSVTPCWCYGTETIDMDRNMPHAIWGFNGSERPGAVYLAAALAGHAQLGIPAFGIYGEDVQDADDETIPDAVRARLLDYASAGLAVAQMRGRSYLAMGGVSMGIAGSVVKDEFWSKYLGMRNEYIDMSEFDRRVRENIFDPEEYDKAYAWIRENFKQGEDFNDADQQMPDQYEGWWEYCTKMTLIARDLMVGNPRLDELGFGEEALGHGAIAAGFQGQRQWTDGMPNGDVMETILNTQFDWNGTRAPYIMATENDALNGASMLFNHLLTNQAQLFSDVRTYWSPDAVERVTGHKLEGRAAGGVIDLRNSGSTTLDGTFAAVKDGENVIKHWWELTDEDVSAMLEATEFHPANVGYFRGGGFSTHFRSAGEVPVTMSRINLVDGLGPVLQIAEGYTVELPDEVATAIEVRTDRAWPTTWFVPNLTGEGAFTSVYEVMNQWGANHGAIAYGHIGAKLITLASMLRIPVNMHNVPAEQIFRPKVWSAFGTQDLEGADFRACATYGPLYS; this is translated from the coding sequence GTGACCAACTATCCCAAGATCGGCGTCCGTCCCATCATCGACGGTCGACGTCGGGGTGTTCGTGAGAGCCTCGAAGACCAGACGATGAACATGGCCAAGCGCGTCGCGGCCCTGTACGAGGCTGAGCTTCGCTACCCGGACGGCAGCCCCGTCCAGGTGGTCATCGCCGACACCACCATCGGTGGCGTCGCGGAGGCCCAGGCGACGGCGACGAAGTTCCGCGCCGAGAACGTCGGTCTCACGCTGTCGGTCACCCCCTGCTGGTGCTACGGCACCGAGACCATCGACATGGACCGCAACATGCCGCACGCGATCTGGGGCTTCAACGGCTCCGAGCGTCCTGGCGCCGTCTACCTCGCAGCCGCGCTCGCGGGCCACGCCCAGCTCGGCATCCCCGCGTTCGGCATCTACGGCGAGGACGTCCAGGACGCCGACGACGAGACCATCCCCGACGCCGTCCGGGCCCGACTGCTCGACTACGCCAGCGCCGGCCTCGCCGTCGCCCAGATGCGCGGCCGCTCCTACCTGGCCATGGGCGGCGTGTCCATGGGTATCGCCGGCTCGGTCGTCAAGGACGAGTTCTGGAGCAAGTACCTCGGCATGCGCAACGAGTACATCGACATGTCGGAGTTCGACCGTCGCGTGCGCGAGAACATCTTCGACCCGGAGGAGTACGACAAGGCCTACGCCTGGATCCGGGAGAACTTCAAGCAGGGCGAGGACTTCAACGACGCCGACCAGCAGATGCCCGACCAGTACGAGGGCTGGTGGGAGTACTGCACCAAGATGACGCTGATCGCCCGCGACCTGATGGTGGGCAACCCCCGCCTCGACGAGCTCGGCTTCGGCGAGGAGGCACTCGGTCACGGAGCGATCGCGGCCGGCTTCCAGGGCCAGCGTCAGTGGACCGACGGCATGCCCAACGGCGACGTGATGGAGACCATCCTGAACACGCAGTTCGACTGGAACGGCACGCGTGCGCCCTACATCATGGCGACCGAGAACGACGCGCTCAACGGCGCCTCGATGCTCTTCAACCACCTGCTGACCAACCAGGCCCAGCTCTTCTCCGATGTGCGCACCTACTGGAGCCCCGACGCGGTCGAGCGGGTCACCGGCCACAAGCTGGAGGGCAGGGCCGCCGGAGGCGTCATCGACCTGCGCAACTCGGGCTCGACCACCCTTGACGGCACCTTCGCGGCCGTCAAGGACGGCGAGAACGTGATCAAACACTGGTGGGAGCTGACCGACGAGGACGTCTCGGCGATGCTCGAGGCGACCGAGTTCCACCCCGCGAACGTCGGCTACTTCCGTGGCGGCGGCTTCTCGACCCACTTCCGCTCCGCTGGAGAGGTGCCCGTGACGATGTCGCGGATCAACCTGGTCGACGGACTCGGCCCGGTGCTCCAGATCGCCGAGGGCTACACCGTCGAGCTGCCAGACGAGGTGGCCACGGCGATCGAGGTCCGCACCGACCGCGCATGGCCCACCACCTGGTTCGTGCCGAACCTCACGGGCGAGGGCGCCTTCACCAGCGTCTACGAGGTGATGAACCAGTGGGGCGCCAACCACGGAGCGATCGCCTACGGCCACATCGGCGCCAAGCTGATCACGCTCGCCTCGATGCTGCGCATCCCGGTCAACATGCACAACGTCCCCGCTGAGCAGATCTTCCGCCCGAAGGTCTGGTCGGCGTTCGGCACGCAGGATCTCGAGGGTGCGGACTTCCGCGCCTGCGCGACCTACGGCCCGCTGTACAGCTGA
- a CDS encoding ABC transporter substrate-binding protein, which yields MRILRSTIAASAVLMLGLTACSTSTSGTSPAPTTDAATSAAASTPAESPAASESAPAEGSGEVPKGDGTQTIYLVSKGFQHRFWQAVKEGAEQAGKEYNYKIQFVGPDDETKVTQQLDQLKTALDSKPAAIGFAALDTGAAADVLSQIEAANIPMIAFDSGVDSDLPLTTVQTDNYAAAEEAAKHMAELVGNKGTVGLVCHDQTSQTGKQRCEGFQDWMKDNAPDVKVLDPQYAGEVGLAANTAKAMIQANPDIVGVYGSNEAAATGAVQGAIESGKEGITVVGFDSGKTQLDAIRNAQMAGAITQAPVKMGYETVVSAIKAIDGQELPKVTDSGFAWYDKNNIDDPEIAANLYE from the coding sequence ATGCGCATCCTGCGCTCAACCATCGCAGCGTCCGCCGTGCTCATGCTCGGCCTCACCGCCTGCTCCACCTCCACCTCCGGCACGTCCCCCGCCCCGACGACCGACGCCGCGACGTCGGCCGCGGCCAGCACCCCCGCCGAGTCCCCGGCCGCCTCCGAGTCTGCTCCCGCCGAGGGCTCGGGCGAGGTCCCCAAGGGTGACGGCACCCAGACGATCTACCTCGTCTCCAAGGGCTTCCAGCACCGCTTCTGGCAGGCGGTCAAGGAAGGCGCCGAGCAGGCAGGCAAGGAGTACAACTACAAGATCCAGTTCGTCGGCCCCGACGACGAGACAAAGGTCACCCAGCAGCTCGACCAGCTGAAGACCGCGCTCGACTCCAAGCCCGCCGCGATCGGGTTCGCCGCCCTCGACACCGGCGCGGCCGCCGACGTTCTCTCGCAGATCGAGGCAGCCAACATCCCGATGATCGCCTTCGACTCGGGCGTCGACTCCGACCTGCCGCTCACCACGGTCCAGACCGACAACTACGCGGCAGCCGAGGAGGCGGCCAAGCACATGGCCGAGCTCGTCGGCAACAAGGGCACCGTTGGCCTCGTCTGCCACGACCAGACGTCGCAGACCGGCAAGCAGCGCTGCGAGGGCTTCCAGGACTGGATGAAGGACAACGCACCCGACGTCAAGGTCCTCGACCCGCAGTACGCCGGAGAGGTCGGCCTCGCAGCCAACACCGCCAAGGCCATGATCCAGGCCAACCCCGACATCGTCGGCGTCTACGGCTCCAACGAGGCCGCAGCCACCGGCGCCGTCCAGGGCGCCATCGAGTCCGGCAAGGAAGGCATCACGGTCGTCGGTTTCGACTCCGGCAAGACCCAGCTCGACGCGATCCGCAACGCTCAGATGGCCGGCGCCATCACCCAGGCTCCCGTGAAGATGGGCTACGAGACCGTCGTGTCGGCCATCAAGGCCATCGACGGCCAGGAGCTGCCGAAGGTCACCGACTCCGGCTTCGCCTGGTACGACAAGAACAACATCGACGATCCCGAGATCGCCGCGAACCTGTACGAATGA
- a CDS encoding glycosyltransferase family 2 protein — protein MIHVIINNTTDDTFWVARELAGRHERNYRDEKMVCDIRVHDVGRLPERKVGALNIGFKLVEDCDYLLGVDGDTVLARDAVANLLAEISSDSRIGGISAIYSIDYAEGRNGGEKFLIAGQRQQFASFNLQNLLRGRNMAVLGGQCSIFSVAALKTVRDAHRQHGPWGSDSEVEDSLLSLQLKRCGFSTKISASARAEVGPMVTLKSLDAQQVKWNYGAIDLMWPGQWGDTSGQPFHPNLRLRWLENWSMLFNLLVRIGFVLLLAASMSIGALLALVTAATAGRDRAQRAHRPFDARPDGEGHRVRAALPARRAVHCGSNSATSSGPGRSSSVVATSTTGAPRPQRREERATTPSSSRSPISR, from the coding sequence GTGATCCACGTCATCATCAACAACACCACCGACGACACCTTCTGGGTGGCCCGCGAACTGGCCGGCCGCCACGAGCGGAACTACCGCGACGAAAAGATGGTCTGCGACATCCGCGTGCACGACGTCGGTCGGCTCCCCGAACGGAAGGTCGGTGCGCTCAACATCGGCTTCAAGCTCGTGGAGGACTGCGACTATCTGCTCGGCGTCGACGGTGACACCGTGCTTGCCCGGGATGCGGTGGCCAACCTCCTGGCGGAGATCAGCTCCGACTCGCGCATCGGCGGCATCAGCGCCATCTACTCGATCGACTACGCCGAGGGACGCAACGGCGGCGAGAAGTTCCTCATCGCCGGGCAGCGTCAGCAGTTCGCCAGTTTCAACCTGCAGAACCTCCTGCGCGGACGCAACATGGCCGTGCTCGGCGGTCAGTGCTCGATCTTCTCCGTCGCCGCGCTGAAGACGGTGCGTGACGCACACCGTCAACACGGGCCGTGGGGCTCCGACTCCGAGGTCGAGGACTCGCTGCTCTCGCTGCAACTGAAGCGGTGCGGCTTCTCGACGAAGATCTCCGCGAGCGCCCGGGCCGAGGTCGGCCCCATGGTCACGCTGAAGTCGCTGGACGCCCAGCAGGTGAAGTGGAACTACGGCGCGATCGACCTCATGTGGCCCGGGCAGTGGGGAGACACCTCCGGCCAGCCGTTCCACCCGAACCTGCGGCTCCGCTGGCTCGAGAACTGGTCGATGCTGTTCAACCTCCTCGTGCGGATCGGCTTCGTGCTTCTTCTTGCCGCATCGATGAGCATCGGCGCGCTTCTCGCCTTGGTGACTGCTGCCACCGCTGGTCGCGATCGCGCTCAACGTGCGCACCGCCCTTTCGATGCACGACCGGACGGCGAAGGACATCGCGTTCGCGCTGCTCTTCCTGCCCGGCGAGCTGTACACTGTGGCTCAAACTCGGCCACTTCCTCCGGTCCTGGGCGAAGTTCCTCGGTCGTCGCGACGTCGACAACTGGGGCGCCCAGGCCGCAGCGGAGGGAGGAAAGGGCGACAACGCCTTCGTCCAGCCGCTCGCCTATCTCGCGGTGA
- a CDS encoding ABC transporter permease: MSTSTAPKPDLPASPETPAATPAPKGPGGGFNFGNLLRSSLQQVFVFAALIAIYIFFMIAAPNFAQPSIALDIVQQSAYIGVMALGATFVIATGGIDLSSGTGMTLVAVMAGVFLAGDWMNLPTAIGLPLVIAFGALMGLVNGLNISVLGLPPFIATLAMMMVARGLALIISGASSITIANPDYKFIASGQIIPGVANAILIFALLAVVAWVLLNKTLLGRYALAIGSNEEATRLSGVNVKLWKTLVYVTAGIFVAFGAILYSGRFGFVQPAEGVGFELNVIAAVVIGGTSLAGGRANIVGTVVGALIMETLKKGLQMMGIAQEWQLVVTGIVVLIAVFVDIVRRKRATAV, translated from the coding sequence GTGAGCACCAGCACCGCACCCAAGCCTGACCTGCCTGCCTCGCCGGAGACCCCGGCCGCGACGCCCGCCCCCAAGGGCCCGGGCGGTGGCTTCAACTTCGGCAACCTCCTGCGCTCCTCGCTGCAGCAGGTCTTCGTCTTCGCGGCCCTGATCGCGATCTACATCTTCTTCATGATCGCCGCGCCGAACTTCGCCCAGCCGAGCATCGCGCTCGACATCGTGCAGCAGTCGGCCTACATCGGCGTGATGGCGCTCGGCGCCACGTTCGTGATCGCCACCGGCGGCATCGACCTGTCCTCCGGCACCGGCATGACGCTGGTCGCCGTGATGGCGGGCGTGTTCCTCGCGGGCGACTGGATGAACCTGCCGACGGCCATCGGCCTGCCGCTCGTGATCGCCTTCGGCGCCCTGATGGGCCTGGTCAACGGCCTCAACATCTCGGTGCTCGGCCTCCCGCCGTTCATCGCGACCCTCGCCATGATGATGGTCGCCCGCGGCCTCGCCCTGATCATCTCCGGGGCCTCGTCGATCACCATCGCCAACCCCGACTACAAGTTCATCGCCTCCGGCCAGATCATCCCCGGCGTCGCCAACGCCATCCTGATCTTCGCCCTCCTCGCGGTCGTCGCCTGGGTGCTGCTGAACAAGACGCTGCTCGGCCGCTACGCGCTCGCCATCGGCTCCAACGAGGAGGCCACCCGCCTCTCGGGCGTCAACGTGAAGCTCTGGAAGACGCTCGTCTACGTGACGGCAGGCATCTTCGTCGCCTTCGGCGCCATCCTCTACTCCGGCCGCTTCGGCTTCGTCCAGCCCGCTGAGGGCGTCGGCTTCGAGCTCAACGTCATCGCCGCCGTCGTCATCGGCGGCACCTCCCTCGCGGGCGGCCGGGCCAACATCGTCGGCACCGTCGTCGGCGCCCTGATCATGGAGACCCTCAAGAAGGGCCTCCAGATGATGGGCATCGCCCAGGAATGGCAGCTGGTCGTCACCGGCATCGTCGTCCTGATCGCGGTGTTCGTGGACATCGTGCGCCGCAAGCGCGCCACCGCCGTCTAG
- a CDS encoding helix-turn-helix transcriptional regulator: MFQEVVARLVDAYRVHDLALAFRWATQAARLDPTMMVEVVLAALRAGRPNRLLDVADEITNMAPSVTRTCSLALLGSEGKTPEAAAEQLNRIDPETVVDPRELIVLTQACAHVAIQGLLAVTPELGARFTRLIPLLTRRSEELATASPDLSAELATNAFLLEVMLVTGLNDEIPARERIASLLGIKKRIADDPRTSLLMPMVRSVLGLLYFVLGELSQARQELDAISVVDLPVVRIQAELSLSQIAFLDCDWDRAHQVADVQLASTLDSLQSTMWQPAFAIAALVPAVRGERLIVREYLSWQETVGVSSVADATQKLTRVWTDVAAGTNEADVANSLDLVWNSGNVSYTGSFLTAVLRIRAHLAAGNLGSAQAAFAAIDDEPYEETAKRYVRAHAEGLLAARAGEPFDEHFTEAAWLLRQHGEANPGATLRLYGIVLAEDWARAAADTGIELAGGGLELLQEGVALLNANGAPAWRDRLAAFDHTALTQDEFIDESSVTVRLAELTSREREVALLVAEGLTNREIATRLFVTVRTAEYHVHNALTKMNMTSRSQLQEAMAAS; this comes from the coding sequence GTGTTCCAGGAGGTCGTCGCGAGACTCGTCGACGCCTACCGGGTCCATGATCTGGCCCTCGCCTTCCGCTGGGCCACCCAGGCAGCACGGCTCGACCCGACGATGATGGTTGAGGTGGTTCTCGCGGCGCTGCGCGCAGGCAGACCGAACCGGCTGCTCGACGTCGCGGACGAGATCACCAACATGGCCCCGTCGGTCACCCGCACCTGCTCACTGGCCCTGCTGGGTTCGGAGGGCAAGACGCCTGAGGCCGCGGCGGAGCAGCTCAACCGGATCGACCCCGAGACGGTCGTCGACCCCCGCGAGCTGATCGTCCTGACCCAGGCCTGTGCTCACGTCGCGATCCAGGGCCTGCTCGCCGTCACCCCGGAGTTGGGCGCGCGCTTCACCCGGCTGATCCCGCTCCTGACCCGCAGGTCCGAGGAACTCGCCACCGCTTCCCCCGATCTCTCCGCGGAGCTGGCCACCAACGCCTTCCTGCTCGAGGTGATGCTCGTGACGGGCCTCAACGACGAGATCCCCGCGCGGGAGCGAATCGCCTCGCTGCTCGGGATCAAGAAGAGGATCGCTGACGACCCGCGCACCTCGCTGCTGATGCCGATGGTCCGCTCCGTCCTCGGGCTGCTGTACTTCGTGCTCGGCGAGCTCAGCCAGGCCAGGCAGGAGCTGGACGCCATCTCCGTGGTCGACCTGCCGGTCGTCCGGATCCAGGCGGAACTCTCGCTCTCCCAGATCGCCTTCCTCGACTGCGACTGGGACAGGGCGCACCAGGTCGCAGATGTCCAGCTCGCCTCGACGCTCGACTCACTCCAGTCGACGATGTGGCAGCCGGCCTTCGCGATCGCGGCCCTCGTCCCCGCTGTGCGCGGCGAGCGGCTCATCGTGCGCGAGTACCTCAGCTGGCAGGAGACGGTCGGGGTCTCGTCGGTGGCCGACGCGACGCAGAAACTGACCCGCGTGTGGACTGATGTCGCGGCCGGCACCAACGAGGCCGACGTGGCCAACTCGCTCGACCTCGTCTGGAACTCCGGCAACGTCTCCTACACCGGATCGTTCCTGACGGCCGTGCTGCGGATCCGGGCGCATCTCGCGGCGGGCAACCTCGGCTCGGCACAGGCCGCCTTCGCGGCCATCGACGACGAGCCGTACGAGGAGACCGCGAAGCGTTACGTGCGCGCGCACGCTGAGGGCCTGCTCGCCGCCCGTGCCGGGGAGCCGTTCGACGAGCACTTCACCGAGGCGGCCTGGCTGCTGCGTCAACACGGCGAGGCCAACCCCGGCGCGACGCTGCGGCTGTACGGCATCGTGCTTGCCGAGGACTGGGCCCGCGCCGCGGCCGACACAGGGATCGAGCTCGCCGGAGGCGGCCTCGAGCTGCTCCAGGAGGGCGTCGCCCTGCTCAACGCCAACGGCGCCCCGGCCTGGCGCGACCGGCTGGCCGCCTTCGACCACACGGCGCTGACCCAGGACGAGTTCATCGACGAGTCGTCGGTGACGGTCAGGCTGGCCGAGCTGACGTCGCGCGAGCGTGAGGTCGCCCTCCTCGTCGCGGAGGGCCTGACCAACCGCGAGATAGCCACCCGCCTGTTCGTCACGGTACGCACGGCGGAGTATCACGTGCACAACGCGCTGACGAAGATGAACATGACCTCACGCAGTCAACTGCAGGAGGCCATGGCCGCGTCCTAG